In Geobacter anodireducens, a genomic segment contains:
- a CDS encoding ABC transporter permease produces the protein MAGIEKYRSIVDFTLSSLLRRKGKNSALLFVYTLVVFLLASLMLYTQALRREATAVLADAPELVVQRIMAGRHDLIPVDYSEKIKDIRGVRSVRARLWGYYYDPLFGANYTLMAPEQFTWETGSVAVGNGLTRSSMAAKDNIMPFYNHGGTLVTFTVAEVLPAATEMVSADLVLMGADDFRSLFGVPQGMATDLVVEVANPVEVPTIAGKIVKLLPDARPISRDEILRTYDAVFNWRSGIMLAVLCGALLSFFIFAWDKATGLSAEERKEIGILKAVGWDTGDVLVMKFGEGAIISLTAFLVGGTLAYGHVFFTSAALFGPVLKGWSVLYPSFRLVPHVDFGQLAVLFFLVVVPYTVATIVPAWRAATVDPDSVMRG, from the coding sequence ATGGCCGGCATTGAAAAATACCGGAGCATCGTCGATTTCACCCTGTCTTCACTGCTGAGGCGCAAGGGCAAGAACAGCGCCCTGCTCTTCGTCTACACCCTGGTGGTGTTCCTCCTGGCCTCGCTCATGCTCTACACCCAGGCCCTGCGCCGGGAGGCCACGGCGGTCCTGGCCGATGCCCCTGAGCTGGTGGTCCAGCGGATCATGGCGGGCCGGCACGACCTGATTCCGGTCGACTACAGCGAGAAAATCAAAGATATCCGCGGGGTCCGCTCGGTGCGAGCGCGGTTGTGGGGGTACTACTACGATCCGCTCTTCGGCGCCAACTATACCCTGATGGCCCCGGAGCAGTTCACCTGGGAGACGGGGAGCGTGGCAGTGGGGAACGGTCTGACCCGCAGCAGCATGGCCGCGAAAGACAACATCATGCCCTTCTACAACCACGGGGGGACCCTGGTAACCTTTACCGTGGCCGAGGTGCTGCCGGCCGCGACAGAGATGGTTTCGGCGGATCTGGTGCTCATGGGGGCTGACGATTTCCGTTCGCTCTTCGGTGTGCCGCAGGGCATGGCAACCGATCTGGTGGTGGAGGTCGCCAACCCCGTGGAAGTCCCCACCATCGCCGGCAAGATCGTGAAGCTCCTCCCCGATGCCCGCCCCATTTCCCGGGACGAGATCCTGCGCACCTATGACGCGGTCTTCAACTGGCGCAGCGGGATCATGCTGGCCGTTCTCTGCGGGGCGCTCCTCTCCTTTTTTATTTTCGCCTGGGACAAGGCCACCGGCCTGTCCGCGGAGGAGCGAAAGGAGATCGGCATCCTCAAGGCCGTGGGATGGGACACCGGCGACGTGCTGGTGATGAAATTCGGCGAAGGGGCGATCATCTCGCTCACGGCATTTCTCGTGGGGGGAACCCTGGCCTACGGGCACGTCTTCTTTACCTCGGCCGCCCTGTTCGGGCCGGTGCTCAAGGGGTGGTCGGTGCTCTATCCGTCGTTCCGGCTCGTTCCGCACGTCGACTTCGGACAACTGGCAGTGCTCTTCTTCCTGGTGGTGGTCCCCTATACCGTGGCGACCATCGTTCCCGCATGGCGGGCGGCCACCGTGGATCCCGATTCGGTCATGAGAGGGTAG
- a CDS encoding elongation factor 4 (back-translocating Elongation Factor EF4; binds to the ribosome on the universally-conserved alpha-sarcin loop), which yields MKIETIRNFSIIAHIDHGKSTLADRLLEYTGALTERERQDQFLDKMDLERERGITIKAQTVRLTYRADDGREYILNLIDTPGHVDFTYEVSRSLAACEGALLVVDASQGVEAQTLANVYLAIDNNLEVFPVLNKIDLPAAEPERVKHEIEEIIGLDAHDAVMASAKEGIGTREILEEIVKKIPPPEGDPAAPLKALLFDSWYDQYQGVIILVRVIDGTVKKGDKIQLVSTGRSYEALKVGVFAPVMREVPQLAAGEVGFLIAGIKDVADAKIGDTVTHTLKPCATPLGGFKEVKPMVFSGLYPIDTAQYEQLRDALAKLKLNDSSFSFEPETSLALGFGFRCGFLGLLHMEIIQERLEREFNLDLITTAPTVVYKVNRIKGDMITIESANQLPPLQEIDYIEEPFILASIHTPNEFVGGILSLCEEKRGVQREIKYLTPTRVMIIYELPLNEVVLDFYDRLKSITKGYASLDYEHLDYRRSDLVRMNILINGEAVDALSLIIHRDKAYYRGRDLVSKMKELIPRQMFEVVIQAAIGSKVIARETVKALRKDVLAKCYGGDISRKRKLLEKQKEGKKRMKNVGNVELPQEAFLAILKVEEK from the coding sequence ATGAAGATTGAGACCATCAGGAATTTTTCGATTATCGCCCACATTGACCATGGCAAGTCCACCCTTGCGGATCGGCTGCTGGAGTATACCGGCGCCCTCACGGAGCGGGAGAGGCAGGACCAGTTCCTGGACAAAATGGACCTGGAACGGGAGAGGGGTATCACCATCAAGGCCCAGACGGTGCGGCTCACGTACCGGGCTGACGACGGCCGCGAGTATATCCTGAACCTCATCGACACGCCGGGCCACGTGGACTTCACCTACGAGGTCTCCCGGTCCCTGGCCGCCTGCGAAGGTGCCCTGCTGGTGGTGGACGCCTCCCAGGGGGTCGAGGCCCAGACCCTTGCCAACGTCTATCTCGCCATCGACAACAATCTGGAAGTCTTTCCGGTCCTCAACAAGATCGACCTGCCCGCGGCCGAGCCGGAGCGGGTGAAGCACGAGATCGAGGAGATCATTGGCCTCGATGCCCACGACGCGGTCATGGCCAGCGCCAAGGAGGGGATCGGCACCCGGGAGATTCTGGAGGAGATCGTCAAGAAGATCCCACCTCCGGAAGGAGATCCGGCTGCTCCGCTCAAGGCCCTGCTCTTCGATTCGTGGTACGACCAGTACCAGGGCGTGATCATCCTTGTCCGGGTCATCGACGGCACTGTGAAGAAGGGGGACAAGATCCAGCTCGTCTCCACCGGCCGCAGTTACGAAGCCCTGAAGGTCGGCGTCTTTGCTCCGGTGATGCGTGAAGTGCCCCAACTGGCGGCGGGGGAGGTCGGTTTCCTCATTGCCGGCATCAAGGATGTGGCCGACGCCAAGATCGGCGATACCGTCACCCACACCCTCAAGCCCTGCGCAACGCCCCTCGGCGGGTTCAAGGAAGTGAAGCCCATGGTCTTCTCGGGGCTCTATCCCATCGACACCGCCCAGTACGAGCAACTGCGCGACGCCCTGGCCAAACTCAAGCTGAACGACTCCTCCTTCTCCTTCGAGCCGGAGACCTCCCTGGCCCTCGGCTTCGGGTTCCGCTGCGGCTTCCTGGGTCTGCTCCACATGGAGATCATCCAGGAGCGCCTGGAGCGGGAGTTCAACCTCGATCTGATTACCACCGCCCCCACGGTCGTGTACAAGGTCAACCGGATCAAGGGGGACATGATCACCATTGAGAGCGCCAACCAGTTGCCGCCGCTCCAGGAGATCGACTACATCGAAGAGCCCTTCATCCTCGCCTCCATCCACACGCCCAACGAATTCGTGGGGGGCATTCTCTCCCTGTGCGAGGAGAAGCGCGGCGTCCAGCGCGAGATCAAGTACCTCACCCCCACGCGGGTGATGATCATCTATGAACTCCCCCTCAACGAGGTGGTCCTCGACTTCTATGACCGGTTGAAATCAATCACCAAGGGATACGCCTCACTGGATTACGAACATCTGGACTACCGCCGCAGCGACCTGGTGCGGATGAACATCCTCATCAACGGCGAGGCCGTGGACGCGCTTTCCCTCATCATCCACCGGGACAAGGCCTACTACCGGGGCCGCGACCTGGTTTCGAAGATGAAGGAACTGATCCCGCGCCAGATGTTCGAGGTGGTCATCCAGGCGGCCATCGGCTCCAAGGTCATCGCCCGCGAGACGGTGAAGGCCCTGCGCAAGGACGTGCTCGCCAAGTGCTACGGCGGCGACATCAGCCGCAAGCGCAAGCTTCTGGAAAAGCAGAAGGAAGGAAAGAAGCGGATGAAGAACGTGGGGAACGTCGAGCTTCCCCAGGAAGCGTTTCTCGCCATCCTCAAGGTGGAAGAGAAGTAG
- a CDS encoding pilus assembly protein PilZ: MSDELFNYYKYFDLAQRIEVRFPRAQNVSFREWGVVTLFDGDLLELQLSRDSLPENVSARTGTILDLRLGKGGYGYCCRAIIVEEHGDARLTVRLIGEVIPDELREYYRIDAYIPLRYSVPRGLSDHEIRQRWRARRYPPPTAVESPGTSPPAPPQEPLRENELDQPPPLAANISGSGIRIRIPEELPVDTLVDMELFISQDKLRVVPVVCQVVHVAALRHKAGEPPLFSTALRFLCIDERDRDMVVGFVSAAQLEHLRIMRGGNVSVTDLEYAEYSRHRRVRRIIVGIIVVTLIIVAVVVLIISRINGRKGEIEQTYEREIKKYRHIVPWR; encoded by the coding sequence ATGAGCGACGAACTATTCAACTACTATAAATACTTCGACCTCGCCCAGCGGATCGAGGTACGTTTTCCCCGAGCCCAGAACGTCTCGTTCAGGGAATGGGGCGTCGTAACCCTTTTTGATGGGGACCTGCTGGAACTGCAGCTCTCCCGGGACAGCCTGCCCGAGAACGTAAGCGCCCGCACCGGCACCATCCTCGATCTCAGGCTCGGCAAGGGAGGGTATGGCTACTGCTGCCGCGCCATCATCGTCGAAGAGCACGGTGATGCCCGGCTGACCGTCCGGCTCATCGGCGAAGTCATTCCCGACGAATTGCGGGAATACTATCGGATCGATGCCTATATTCCGCTCCGCTACTCCGTCCCCCGCGGCCTTTCCGACCATGAAATCCGACAGCGATGGCGGGCACGCCGGTACCCCCCCCCAACGGCGGTGGAATCGCCGGGCACCTCTCCCCCTGCCCCTCCCCAGGAACCGTTACGGGAGAATGAGTTGGATCAACCGCCCCCCCTGGCGGCAAACATCAGCGGATCAGGCATCAGGATCAGGATCCCCGAGGAACTCCCCGTGGATACGCTGGTGGATATGGAGTTGTTCATCTCCCAGGACAAGCTTCGCGTAGTGCCGGTCGTCTGCCAGGTAGTCCATGTGGCAGCGCTGCGGCACAAGGCAGGGGAGCCCCCCCTGTTCAGCACAGCGCTCCGCTTTCTCTGTATCGACGAACGGGACCGGGACATGGTGGTGGGGTTCGTTTCGGCTGCCCAGTTGGAGCATCTGCGCATCATGCGCGGAGGGAACGTGAGCGTCACCGACCTGGAGTACGCCGAATACTCGCGCCACAGGCGCGTCCGCCGTATCATCGTGGGCATCATCGTCGTCACGCTCATCATCGTTGCCGTTGTTGTCCTGATCATCTCGCGCATCAACGGCAGAAAAGGCGAGATTGAGCAGACATACGAGCGGGAAATCAAAAAATACCGCCACATCGTTCCCTGGCGCTAA
- a CDS encoding nitrous oxide reductase accessory protein NosL, translating to MHTFLTMLLALVLAVGAATAAGAGKAEQLKIAPRDKCPVCGMFVAKFPAFAARITYRDGSYAVFDGAKDMLTYYLNLKKYAPAKSASQIASVLVTDYYGLSPIDGMSAHYVIGSDVLGPMGHELIPFARAADAEEFRKDHRGVRIVRFRDVNAALIAGLD from the coding sequence ATGCATACCTTTCTGACGATGCTGCTTGCCCTGGTGCTCGCTGTCGGCGCGGCTACGGCGGCAGGGGCGGGAAAAGCCGAGCAGTTGAAGATCGCCCCCCGCGACAAATGTCCGGTCTGCGGCATGTTCGTGGCTAAATTTCCCGCATTTGCGGCCCGGATCACCTACCGCGACGGTTCCTACGCCGTGTTCGACGGCGCCAAGGACATGCTCACCTATTATCTCAATCTGAAAAAATATGCCCCCGCTAAATCCGCCAGCCAGATCGCCTCAGTCCTGGTGACCGATTATTACGGACTCAGCCCCATTGACGGCATGAGCGCCCATTACGTGATCGGCAGCGACGTGCTCGGGCCCATGGGGCACGAGCTGATTCCTTTCGCCCGCGCGGCCGATGCGGAGGAGTTCAGGAAGGATCACCGGGGGGTACGGATCGTCCGGTTCCGGGACGTGAACGCCGCCCTCATCGCCGGCCTGGACTGA
- a CDS encoding 16S rRNA (guanine(966)-N(2))-methyltransferase RsmD translates to MRVVGGSARGRRLAAPRGNRVRPTADRIKEALFNILHSGMEGFEGARVLDLFAGTGNLGIEALSRGCSEAVFVDSHRESVAVIRRNLDELGFGDRARIIARDALAAIDSLEREGAPFRLVVLDPPYRLGLADKVLGRLAGSPLIAEETIIVVESAVDEVLPDLMEPLHLVDRRIYGDTALSFFRKRN, encoded by the coding sequence GTGCGGGTCGTAGGCGGAAGCGCCCGGGGCCGCCGCCTGGCCGCACCCCGCGGCAACCGGGTGCGCCCCACGGCCGACCGGATCAAGGAGGCTCTCTTCAACATTCTTCATTCAGGGATGGAGGGATTCGAAGGGGCACGCGTCCTGGACCTGTTCGCCGGGACCGGGAACCTGGGAATCGAAGCATTGAGCCGCGGTTGCAGCGAGGCGGTGTTCGTGGACAGCCACCGGGAATCGGTGGCCGTGATCCGGCGCAACCTGGATGAACTCGGCTTTGGCGACCGGGCCCGCATCATCGCCAGGGATGCCCTGGCCGCCATTGATTCCCTTGAGCGGGAAGGAGCCCCCTTCCGGCTCGTGGTGCTCGACCCGCCCTACCGGCTCGGCTTGGCTGACAAGGTCCTGGGGCGCCTGGCAGGGTCGCCCCTGATCGCAGAAGAAACGATCATTGTCGTCGAATCCGCCGTGGACGAGGTATTGCCCGATCTCATGGAACCGCTCCACCTGGTTGACCGGCGGATCTACGGCGATACCGCCCTCTCATTCTTCCGGAAAAGGAACTGA
- a CDS encoding disulfide oxidoreductase: MITKDMIIGDIIRKHPRTLTVFVKYGLDCNECQIADYEELEHGAGVHKVNIEQLLRELNERIGSGTE; this comes from the coding sequence ATGATTACCAAAGACATGATCATTGGCGACATCATCAGGAAACATCCCCGGACGCTTACGGTGTTCGTCAAGTACGGACTCGACTGCAATGAATGCCAGATTGCCGACTACGAGGAACTGGAGCACGGGGCGGGTGTGCACAAGGTCAATATCGAGCAACTGCTCAGGGAGTTGAACGAGCGCATCGGCTCCGGCACGGAATGA
- a CDS encoding RNA-binding protein — protein MLTGKQKRHLRGLGHSLAPVITIGKGEISEALVKETDEALEHHELIKVKILESCLLDRHEAAEELASACGAEVAQVLGRTFLLFRRAQEPKLELPKAK, from the coding sequence ATGCTGACCGGCAAACAGAAACGACACCTCCGGGGCCTGGGACATTCCCTTGCTCCGGTCATCACCATCGGCAAAGGCGAGATCAGCGAGGCCCTTGTCAAAGAGACCGACGAGGCCCTTGAGCACCACGAGCTGATCAAGGTCAAGATCCTGGAAAGCTGCCTCCTGGACCGTCACGAAGCCGCCGAAGAACTGGCCTCGGCCTGCGGCGCCGAGGTGGCCCAGGTCCTCGGCCGAACCTTCCTGCTGTTCCGCAGGGCGCAGGAACCGAAACTGGAACTCCCCAAAGCGAAGTAA
- a CDS encoding aspartate aminotransferase, whose amino-acid sequence MKLADRVNKIQPSPTLSIDAKAKALKAQGIDVVGFGAGEPDFDTPANIKEAGKKAIDAGFTKYMPVGGADDLKDAIIAKMKRDHGLEYTRDEISVACGAKHTLYNISQAMIQEGDEVIIPGPYWVSYPDQIVLAGGTPVFIMTDESTGFKITAEQLEKAITSRTVYVILNSPCNPTGSTYTKDELKALAAVLLKHPHVYVVSDDIYEKLLYDGLEFCNIPMVCPELKDRTIIVNGVSKAYSMTGWRIGYACGPKALMAAMTKMQSQSTSNATSIAQKASVEALNGPQDAVAEMVKEFEKRRTYIVDRLNAIPGVTCFKSTGAFYAFPNFSGVYGKTTPAGKKIENSSDFAAYLLEDAKVALVPGVAFGDDRYARLSYATSLETIKKGLDRIEEAIGNLK is encoded by the coding sequence ATGAAACTTGCAGACCGCGTCAACAAGATCCAGCCTTCCCCCACCCTGTCCATCGATGCCAAGGCAAAGGCACTGAAGGCTCAGGGCATCGACGTTGTCGGCTTCGGTGCCGGCGAGCCCGATTTCGACACCCCGGCCAACATCAAGGAAGCCGGCAAGAAAGCCATCGACGCAGGTTTCACCAAATACATGCCGGTGGGCGGCGCCGATGATCTGAAAGATGCCATCATCGCCAAAATGAAGCGCGATCACGGGCTGGAGTACACCCGCGACGAGATTTCCGTCGCCTGCGGCGCCAAGCACACCCTCTACAACATCTCCCAGGCCATGATCCAGGAGGGAGACGAAGTCATCATCCCTGGTCCCTACTGGGTCTCCTACCCGGACCAGATCGTGCTGGCCGGCGGCACGCCGGTATTCATCATGACCGACGAATCCACCGGGTTCAAGATCACGGCCGAGCAGCTGGAAAAAGCCATCACCTCCCGGACCGTCTACGTCATCCTCAACTCCCCCTGCAACCCGACCGGCTCCACCTACACCAAGGATGAGCTGAAGGCGCTGGCCGCGGTGCTGCTCAAGCACCCCCACGTCTATGTGGTTTCCGACGACATCTACGAGAAACTTCTCTATGACGGGCTCGAGTTCTGCAACATCCCCATGGTCTGCCCGGAGCTCAAGGACCGCACCATCATCGTAAACGGCGTCTCCAAGGCCTACTCCATGACCGGCTGGCGGATCGGCTACGCCTGCGGGCCCAAGGCGCTCATGGCCGCCATGACCAAGATGCAGTCCCAGTCCACCTCCAATGCCACCTCCATCGCCCAGAAGGCCTCCGTGGAGGCACTGAACGGACCCCAGGACGCCGTGGCCGAGATGGTCAAGGAATTCGAAAAACGCCGCACCTACATCGTCGACCGGCTGAATGCCATTCCGGGGGTCACCTGCTTCAAGTCCACCGGCGCCTTCTACGCCTTCCCCAACTTCTCCGGCGTGTACGGCAAGACCACCCCGGCCGGCAAGAAGATCGAGAACTCTTCCGACTTTGCCGCTTATCTGCTGGAAGACGCCAAAGTGGCGTTGGTCCCCGGCGTCGCATTCGGGGACGACCGCTATGCCCGCCTCTCCTACGCCACGAGCCTGGAAACCATCAAGAAGGGACTCGATCGGATCGAGGAAGCGATCGGCAACCTCAAGTAA
- a CDS encoding fructose-bisphosphate aldolase — protein MNTSLLDHVPDHIRKKLGNRSSVCLLNGRDVFRALRNEHTILMACNARIKHVIPGIMQAAEELDAVVAFELTRTEGGVDGGYTGQTPAVFFETVVDYAERCGFTKPFIIHGDHITVQNTGPQELEEARALMAAQLEAGYTSFAVDASFNPLPDNIRITVDLCRAVMERGYGLEVELGEVPPVGTESNLATAAETAEFLSALAEQGVHPQLLAIANGSKRGNYLDGQMVRIDLKRTSEIHQTALRFGLDGLVQHGITGTPLKLVGKLADYGIRKGNIGTLWQNVAHAGLPLDLMDAMRRWAKENGRDIKFATRVFKADIDAIPEANARLIHDMAYREAKEFLLAFHARGSASRIAPLIGQDRCGS, from the coding sequence ATGAATACTTCTCTTCTTGACCACGTGCCGGATCATATCCGGAAAAAACTCGGCAACCGGTCGTCCGTATGCTTGCTCAACGGCCGCGATGTTTTCAGGGCACTGAGGAATGAACACACGATCCTCATGGCCTGTAACGCCCGCATCAAACATGTGATCCCCGGCATCATGCAGGCTGCGGAAGAGCTGGATGCCGTGGTCGCCTTCGAGCTCACCCGCACCGAGGGTGGCGTCGACGGCGGCTACACGGGCCAGACGCCGGCGGTTTTCTTCGAAACCGTGGTGGATTATGCCGAACGGTGCGGATTCACCAAGCCCTTCATCATCCACGGCGACCACATCACCGTCCAGAACACCGGACCACAGGAGCTGGAAGAGGCCCGTGCCCTCATGGCCGCCCAACTGGAGGCGGGCTACACCTCCTTTGCCGTTGATGCCTCGTTCAACCCCCTGCCGGACAACATCCGTATCACCGTCGACCTGTGCCGTGCCGTCATGGAGCGAGGGTACGGCCTGGAAGTGGAGCTGGGCGAGGTGCCCCCCGTCGGCACCGAGTCGAATCTGGCCACCGCGGCCGAAACGGCGGAATTCCTTTCCGCCCTGGCGGAACAGGGCGTCCACCCCCAGCTCCTCGCCATCGCCAACGGATCCAAGCGGGGGAACTACCTGGACGGCCAGATGGTACGGATTGACCTCAAGCGAACCAGCGAAATCCACCAGACGGCCCTGCGCTTTGGCCTGGACGGCTTGGTGCAGCACGGCATCACCGGCACCCCCCTCAAACTCGTGGGAAAGCTGGCCGACTACGGCATCAGAAAAGGAAATATCGGCACCCTCTGGCAGAACGTGGCCCATGCCGGGCTTCCCCTGGACCTGATGGACGCCATGCGGCGCTGGGCCAAGGAAAACGGTCGGGACATCAAGTTCGCGACCCGGGTCTTTAAGGCCGACATCGACGCCATCCCCGAGGCCAACGCCCGGCTCATCCACGACATGGCCTACCGGGAGGCCAAGGAATTCCTGCTGGCCTTCCACGCCAGGGGTAGCGCCTCGCGCATCGCCCCCCTCATCGGACAGGACCGGTGCGGGTCGTAG
- a CDS encoding signal peptidase I produces MDYKETQYGQSTPSEQAAEPVRKKHIVREYAESIIIAVILALIIRTFVVQAFKIPSGSMEDTLAIGDHILVSKFIYGTKIPFVDGRYLKIRDPKRGDVIVFEYPEDPSKDFIKRVIGLPGDTIQVVQKQVFINGKPFSVPQEVHKEKDVIPAAQNPRDNFGPVTVPENSYFVMGDNRDRSYDSRFWGFVKNSQIKGLAFIKYWSWDREKFRVRWGSIGDIIK; encoded by the coding sequence ATGGACTACAAGGAAACCCAGTACGGCCAGTCAACGCCGTCGGAGCAGGCTGCCGAGCCGGTCAGGAAAAAGCACATCGTCCGGGAATACGCCGAGTCGATTATCATAGCCGTCATCCTGGCCCTCATCATCCGGACTTTCGTGGTGCAGGCATTCAAGATTCCCTCCGGCTCCATGGAGGACACGCTTGCCATCGGCGATCACATCCTTGTCAGCAAATTCATCTACGGCACCAAGATCCCCTTTGTGGACGGCCGCTACCTGAAGATCCGCGACCCGAAGCGGGGTGACGTGATCGTCTTCGAATACCCCGAAGACCCCAGCAAGGATTTCATCAAGCGGGTGATCGGCCTGCCGGGCGATACGATCCAGGTGGTCCAGAAGCAGGTCTTCATCAACGGCAAGCCGTTCTCGGTTCCCCAGGAGGTTCACAAGGAAAAGGATGTCATCCCCGCGGCCCAGAATCCCCGCGACAACTTCGGGCCGGTCACGGTACCGGAGAACAGCTATTTCGTGATGGGCGACAACCGGGATCGTTCCTATGACAGCCGGTTCTGGGGCTTCGTCAAGAACAGCCAGATCAAGGGGCTCGCCTTCATCAAGTACTGGTCCTGGGACCGGGAGAAGTTCCGCGTGCGCTGGGGAAGCATCGGCGACATCATCAAATAG
- a CDS encoding bifunctional pyr operon transcriptional regulator/uracil phosphoribosyltransferase (regulates pyrimidine biosynthesis by binding to the mRNA of the pyr genes, also has been shown to have uracil phosphoribosyltransferase activity), whose amino-acid sequence MANGTVILDTAGVKRALTRIAHEILERNKGVDDLVLVGIRTGGVHLAREIAARLEEIEGVTVPVGEVDITLYRDDFKGHARHLPVGRTDIPFSLENKRVVLVDDVLFTGRTIRAAMDAMMDHGRPACIQLAVLVDRGHRELPIRADFVGRNVPTSLKEKIAVLFDAASRPTDVVLEK is encoded by the coding sequence GTGGCAAACGGAACGGTGATTCTTGATACGGCTGGGGTGAAACGGGCGCTGACCCGCATTGCCCACGAAATCCTGGAACGGAACAAGGGGGTCGACGACCTGGTGCTGGTGGGCATCAGGACCGGTGGCGTCCACCTGGCGCGGGAGATCGCCGCGCGGCTCGAAGAGATCGAAGGTGTGACCGTGCCGGTGGGCGAGGTGGATATCACCCTCTATCGCGACGACTTCAAAGGGCATGCTCGCCATCTGCCGGTGGGCAGGACCGACATTCCCTTCTCCCTCGAAAACAAGAGGGTGGTGCTGGTCGACGACGTCCTTTTTACCGGCCGCACCATCCGTGCCGCCATGGACGCCATGATGGACCACGGCCGTCCCGCCTGCATCCAACTGGCCGTCCTCGTGGACCGCGGTCACCGTGAGCTGCCGATCCGGGCCGATTTCGTGGGCCGCAACGTACCCACGAGCCTCAAGGAAAAGATCGCGGTCCTGTTCGATGCAGCCAGCCGGCCCACCGATGTCGTGCTGGAGAAGTGA
- a CDS encoding histidine phosphotransferase: MAERALKTYRVRIDPELIDIVPVFIAHRWQDVASLQDALAHEDSSLIRKIAHNLKGAGSSFGFDAVSAIGERMERAATQGRWPAVERFINLLARYLEMVEPVCE; encoded by the coding sequence ATGGCAGAACGAGCCTTAAAAACGTACCGGGTCAGGATAGACCCCGAGCTCATCGACATCGTGCCGGTGTTCATCGCCCACCGCTGGCAGGACGTGGCATCACTCCAGGATGCACTCGCGCATGAGGATTCGTCCCTCATCCGGAAGATAGCCCACAACCTCAAGGGGGCGGGAAGCTCGTTCGGTTTCGATGCCGTGAGCGCCATCGGCGAGCGGATGGAGCGGGCTGCGACCCAGGGTCGGTGGCCGGCGGTCGAGCGGTTCATCAACCTGCTCGCCCGCTACCTGGAGATGGTGGAACCGGTCTGCGAGTGA
- a CDS encoding ABC transporter ATP-binding protein, whose amino-acid sequence MISLHDVSKIFNSGKANEYAALQGITVDIAPRRVTVLKGPSGSGKTTLLSILGGMARPTTGRIVLSDREITSLPERFLSDLRRRTFGFIFQQFHLIRGISLLENVMIPAYPMGERHGLLKTRAMATLEVYGLAGRAATRVELLSGGEMQRAAIARALINDPPVIIADEPTAHLDTKLSGEFLEHMTRLKEEGKTIIMASHDPLVIDAGLVDRIVPIRDGRLADGAAP is encoded by the coding sequence GTGATATCCCTGCACGATGTGAGCAAGATCTTCAACAGCGGCAAAGCCAACGAGTACGCGGCGCTCCAAGGCATTACCGTCGATATCGCTCCCCGCCGCGTGACGGTCCTGAAAGGGCCCAGCGGCTCGGGCAAGACCACCCTGCTCAGTATCCTTGGCGGGATGGCGCGTCCCACGACCGGCCGGATCGTCCTGTCCGATCGCGAGATCACCAGCCTGCCCGAGCGGTTCCTGAGCGATCTCAGGCGCCGCACCTTCGGGTTCATCTTTCAGCAGTTCCACCTGATCCGCGGCATCAGCCTGCTGGAAAACGTCATGATCCCCGCCTATCCCATGGGAGAGCGCCATGGCCTGCTCAAGACGAGGGCCATGGCCACCCTGGAGGTGTACGGCCTTGCCGGCAGGGCCGCCACCCGGGTGGAACTCCTCTCAGGGGGGGAGATGCAGCGGGCCGCCATTGCCCGGGCCCTGATCAACGATCCGCCCGTGATCATCGCGGACGAGCCCACGGCGCACCTGGACACGAAGCTCTCCGGCGAGTTCCTGGAGCATATGACCCGCCTCAAGGAGGAGGGAAAGACCATCATCATGGCGAGCCACGATCCGCTGGTGATCGACGCGGGACTGGTCGACCGGATCGTGCCCATCCGCGACGGACGGCTGGCCGACGGGGCTGCCCCGTGA